In Phycisphaerae bacterium, a genomic segment contains:
- a CDS encoding pectate lyase, producing MSSNKCLCLLCGLWIVFSGGTAVKGESDKELKSQCLATMKKAAQYMVEQVSTNGGYVWNYLPDFSRRWGEMEAYKTMIWVQPPGTPTMGNLFLDAYHATGDEYYYQAAKKTADALIWGQLECGGWHYIIDFAGNTSLKKWHQTIGKNGWRLEEFQHYYGNATFDDSATSEASRFLLRMYIEKFNPAYKYPLDKAINFVIESQYPIGGWPQRYPLMYEFSHHGREDYSSYLTFNDNVTGGNINFLIQCYIVLGQRRCLEPAVRGMNFYLVSQQAKPQAGWAQQYTMDLKPAGARTYEPKALSTKDTVDNINQLITFYRMTGDGKFLDHIPDALDWLDKCKLDKSQTADGRYLYPRFLEIGTNKPIYVHRKGSNAAYGYYYTDYNDDKLLAHSAGKIYIDVNRIRKEFEQVKKMSVEEATKNSPVLNEQFTQDGSPQKYYSLTGSMDDLFEANVDYKRPNMEQVKYVIKELDDKGRWLSRHSVKSNPYIGDSTKTEATDEHASTRVGDKTDTSPYKDESGQDYISTETFINNMKILLDYIK from the coding sequence ATGAGCTCGAATAAATGCCTGTGTTTGCTTTGCGGTTTGTGGATTGTGTTTTCCGGCGGAACTGCCGTCAAAGGCGAGAGTGATAAAGAACTCAAATCCCAATGTCTTGCGACAATGAAAAAAGCCGCTCAATATATGGTTGAGCAGGTCAGTACGAACGGCGGATATGTATGGAACTATCTGCCTGATTTTTCAAGACGCTGGGGAGAGATGGAAGCGTATAAGACAATGATATGGGTTCAGCCGCCGGGGACGCCGACTATGGGCAATCTTTTTCTTGACGCATATCACGCTACGGGAGACGAATATTATTACCAGGCCGCGAAAAAAACAGCAGATGCCCTGATATGGGGACAGCTCGAGTGCGGCGGATGGCACTATATAATCGATTTCGCCGGCAATACGTCGCTGAAAAAATGGCACCAAACAATCGGAAAAAACGGATGGAGACTCGAAGAATTTCAGCATTATTACGGCAACGCGACTTTTGACGACAGCGCCACATCGGAAGCTTCGAGGTTTCTTTTGAGAATGTATATCGAAAAATTCAACCCTGCGTATAAATATCCGCTCGATAAGGCGATTAACTTTGTTATCGAAAGTCAATACCCGATAGGCGGCTGGCCCCAAAGGTATCCGCTGATGTACGAATTCAGCCATCACGGCAGAGAAGATTATTCTTCATATCTCACATTTAACGACAATGTCACCGGCGGAAATATAAATTTCCTGATTCAATGTTATATCGTACTGGGGCAAAGGAGATGCCTGGAGCCGGCTGTCAGGGGAATGAATTTTTATCTTGTATCGCAACAGGCCAAACCGCAGGCGGGATGGGCTCAGCAATACACAATGGATTTGAAACCGGCCGGCGCGCGAACGTATGAACCGAAGGCTCTTTCGACAAAAGATACCGTTGATAACATTAATCAGCTCATAACTTTTTATCGAATGACGGGAGACGGCAAATTCCTTGACCATATACCCGATGCGCTCGACTGGCTGGATAAATGCAAACTTGACAAATCGCAAACCGCAGACGGCAGATATTTATATCCGAGATTTCTCGAAATTGGCACAAACAAGCCGATTTATGTGCATCGAAAAGGTTCGAACGCTGCATACGGTTATTATTATACTGACTATAACGATGATAAATTACTTGCGCATTCGGCAGGAAAAATTTATATCGATGTAAACCGGATTCGCAAAGAGTTCGAACAGGTTAAAAAAATGAGCGTTGAGGAAGCGACAAAAAATTCACCTGTTTTGAATGAGCAATTCACACAGGATGGCAGTCCGCAAAAATATTATTCTTTAACAGGCTCAATGGATGATTTATTCGAAGCCAATGTTGATTATAAACGGCCTAATATGGAGCAGGTCAAATATGTTATTAAAGAACTGGATGATAAAGGCAGATGGCTGAGCAGGCACAGCGTTAAAAGCAATCCATATATCGGAGACAGCACTAAAACCGAAGCGACAGATGAACACGCGTCAACGCGGGTGGGTGACAAAACAGATACTTCGCCATACAAGGATGAAAGCGGACAGGACTATATATCAACCGAAACGTTTATAAACAATATGAAGATACTTTTAGATTATATTAAATAA
- a CDS encoding DNA-binding transcriptional regulator — protein sequence MVNTNWHLRIAAGIPERILPLLKKNGIDGMFVALHSKKLMSKVGTMNLPCISMDCLEIPKVLPYLTADSVNAGKLAAEHFLERGFRHFAYYSPSNYFWSVRRRHGFSQKIHDAGYKISVYNPNITKHDKYDWQSGRTWMKGLEGPIKWLHSLPKPVGLMACDDTIGYDLIEAAGEAGIRIPEEVAVVGAFNDDVLCNVSKLPLSSVAINLESAGFQAAKLLNDIILGKKTMAGQEILAPATHVVTRQSSDIMAINDIDVAGALSFIRRSFNSRIQVADIVDAASCSRRSLEAKFQSILGRSIMKEVARLRVERIASLLLETDMSVDQITAASTFDSVSHLIRVFKKYKGISPAAFRKTHIVI from the coding sequence ATGGTTAATACCAATTGGCATCTTCGCATCGCCGCAGGTATTCCGGAGCGTATCCTTCCTTTACTGAAAAAAAATGGAATAGATGGAATGTTTGTCGCTCTTCATTCCAAAAAGCTTATGTCGAAGGTCGGCACTATGAACCTTCCCTGCATTTCTATGGATTGTCTCGAAATCCCCAAAGTTCTGCCTTATCTAACTGCGGATTCCGTTAATGCAGGCAAGCTTGCCGCCGAACATTTTCTCGAACGCGGATTCAGGCACTTTGCCTATTACAGCCCAAGCAATTATTTCTGGTCGGTTCGCAGAAGACATGGATTCAGTCAAAAGATTCACGATGCCGGCTACAAAATCAGCGTTTACAATCCGAATATCACAAAACACGATAAATACGACTGGCAGTCCGGACGGACATGGATGAAAGGCCTTGAAGGACCAATTAAATGGCTCCATTCTCTGCCAAAGCCTGTTGGACTAATGGCCTGCGACGATACTATTGGTTATGACCTTATCGAGGCCGCCGGAGAAGCGGGCATTCGCATTCCGGAAGAAGTTGCCGTAGTAGGGGCGTTTAATGATGATGTACTATGCAATGTTTCGAAACTGCCGCTTTCAAGCGTTGCGATAAACCTCGAATCGGCGGGTTTCCAGGCCGCTAAATTATTGAATGATATTATTCTCGGAAAGAAAACAATGGCAGGCCAGGAAATTCTTGCCCCCGCTACCCACGTTGTTACAAGGCAGTCATCCGATATAATGGCCATAAATGATATCGATGTCGCAGGCGCTTTAAGTTTCATACGAAGAAGTTTTAACTCACGTATTCAGGTTGCAGATATCGTCGATGCGGCCTCCTGTTCAAGACGAAGCCTGGAGGCGAAATTCCAGTCAATTCTTGGCCGTTCCATTATGAAAGAGGTCGCACGTTTGAGAGTTGAACGCATCGCTTCTCTTCTTTTGGAAACAGATATGTCAGTTGACCAGATTACTGCCGCATCCACCTTTGATTCTGTCAGTCATCTTATCAGGGTGTTCAAAAAGTACAAAGGCATTTCGCCCGCTGCCTTTAGAAAAACACATATTGTTATTTAA
- a CDS encoding pectinesterase family protein, with the protein MRKFYKNLYIYSIFSLTIIGFIANSKATADIMVITNFSPTPNGIEVCADTKLWITFTSTPIVSDSGFLQIFKASDDSVVYQLNLQTLADPPVLTAWPYQINLNGLTLNYIPFAVSGNVLEIHPSTRLDYNTTYYVKMSAAFCTDSSGNYSPAINNNAAWRFTTKASAPAADHDYLVAADGSGDFCTIQGASDAVVDNDTTRTIIKIKNGDYRELIHTTTAKTNMTWLGENRDATVICGYNRDAFNSGTDYRMMVKIEGNGLRAYNVNFYNTAGGYNQGQAETIRNKYGLQCLMDNCKFLSYQDTLLLDNQTYFRNCYIEGATDYIWGTGVAYFDNCELRLIADESSYITQPRTPSTNNGFFFVDCNLTAPAGVDNCYFGRLFSGYDYAQVAYIDCIMPSGLIRPIGWNTNTQSLMDYLRLWEYKSREPNGTLIDVSSRLNPGSSQLDDANAAYWRNVENVFSVNPWNPKLANQPTESWNPYPANGATGVDKAGVTLTWAAGAEAASHIVYFGTDNPPSSIGEQTGQSLATGVMENNTTYYWRIDEKNSAGTTTGTLWSFTSSDEYDSVPPSPSPMTWSVSPYPVSISVIAMTATTATDNSGVEYYFANVTDPNHDSGWQDSPTYIDNSLVNNTTYTYKVKARDKSINQNVTADSNEESATTMRYSCDNAPDSDLNEDCQVNFGDLIVMADGWGEPNEAGNLLTNGGFDTVLTPWLLVNAPGASGVLSVFYDGSKGEPAGSAYLWANTTAVKVANHRFYQIFPVTIGKKYRFSGRWSGNLNDPNSTTRQNWVEVLIAFSLTSPTPSTWGSPIGCYMKKFIAIGSTSNLNFSPTSNGIWDWEDITESPNISPYAPPANDEFTATAPYMVVAFNLNGAKSGGLIKSWLDNISVNEKTCSDLDVTGDCQLNWQDIGELADKWLTCYRTPEAECWQ; encoded by the coding sequence ATGCGTAAATTTTATAAAAATTTATATATTTATTCAATTTTTTCACTCACGATAATCGGATTTATAGCAAATTCCAAAGCAACGGCTGATATTATGGTAATAACGAACTTTTCACCAACGCCAAATGGAATTGAGGTCTGCGCGGATACAAAACTTTGGATAACATTTACTTCAACTCCAATAGTATCAGACAGCGGATTCCTGCAAATTTTCAAAGCATCTGATGATTCGGTGGTTTATCAACTAAACTTGCAGACGCTTGCAGACCCGCCGGTTTTGACAGCCTGGCCTTATCAGATTAATTTGAACGGATTAACATTAAACTACATCCCATTTGCCGTAAGCGGAAATGTTCTGGAGATTCATCCTTCCACACGCCTGGATTATAATACAACTTACTATGTCAAAATGTCGGCTGCGTTCTGTACGGATTCCAGCGGCAACTATTCACCTGCGATAAACAACAATGCGGCGTGGCGATTTACAACTAAGGCTTCAGCGCCTGCGGCGGACCATGACTACCTGGTAGCGGCCGATGGGAGCGGTGATTTCTGCACAATTCAGGGAGCATCAGACGCCGTAGTTGACAACGACACAACCAGAACAATTATAAAAATAAAAAATGGCGATTACAGGGAACTCATACATACAACAACTGCTAAAACTAATATGACCTGGCTCGGAGAAAACCGTGATGCTACCGTAATCTGCGGATACAATCGTGATGCATTCAACTCGGGTACCGATTACAGAATGATGGTCAAGATTGAAGGTAATGGGCTTAGGGCGTATAATGTAAATTTCTATAATACGGCCGGCGGATATAATCAGGGCCAGGCTGAAACAATCAGGAATAAATACGGCCTGCAGTGTCTTATGGATAATTGTAAATTTTTGAGCTACCAGGATACACTCCTGCTGGACAACCAGACATATTTCAGGAATTGTTATATTGAAGGTGCTACGGATTATATCTGGGGAACGGGAGTAGCTTATTTTGACAATTGCGAACTCCGTTTAATAGCCGATGAAAGTTCATATATAACACAGCCAAGAACACCGAGTACCAATAACGGCTTTTTCTTTGTGGACTGCAACCTTACTGCACCGGCAGGAGTAGATAACTGTTATTTCGGCCGATTGTTCAGCGGATACGATTATGCACAGGTTGCGTATATTGATTGTATTATGCCGAGTGGTCTAATCAGACCGATAGGATGGAACACAAACACTCAAAGTCTTATGGACTATTTGAGACTATGGGAATACAAGTCAAGAGAACCTAACGGCACACTTATCGATGTAAGCAGCAGACTTAATCCGGGCTCGTCACAGCTTGACGATGCCAATGCAGCTTACTGGAGAAATGTCGAAAACGTGTTCAGCGTTAATCCGTGGAATCCAAAACTTGCCAATCAGCCAACTGAGTCCTGGAATCCATATCCGGCAAACGGCGCAACAGGCGTAGATAAAGCCGGCGTAACGCTAACCTGGGCGGCAGGTGCTGAAGCTGCATCTCATATCGTTTATTTCGGAACAGACAATCCGCCGTCATCGATTGGAGAACAAACCGGCCAATCGCTGGCAACAGGAGTCATGGAAAACAATACAACTTACTACTGGCGTATAGATGAGAAAAATTCAGCCGGAACAACGACAGGAACATTGTGGAGTTTTACATCCTCTGACGAATACGATTCGGTTCCTCCAAGTCCGTCGCCGATGACATGGTCGGTAAGCCCTTATCCGGTAAGCATCAGCGTTATTGCGATGACCGCAACGACCGCAACAGATAACTCGGGCGTTGAGTATTATTTTGCCAACGTAACAGACCCGAATCACGATTCAGGCTGGCAGGACAGCCCTACATATATCGATAACAGCCTGGTTAACAACACGACCTATACTTATAAGGTCAAGGCACGTGACAAGAGCATAAATCAAAATGTCACGGCAGATTCCAACGAAGAATCGGCCACTACGATGAGATATTCCTGTGACAATGCACCCGATAGTGACCTGAATGAGGATTGTCAGGTTAATTTTGGAGATCTCATAGTTATGGCGGATGGCTGGGGTGAGCCAAACGAAGCAGGAAACTTACTGACCAACGGCGGTTTCGATACAGTGCTGACACCATGGCTGCTTGTCAATGCACCAGGCGCATCAGGCGTACTAAGTGTGTTCTATGACGGCTCGAAAGGCGAACCTGCAGGTTCAGCTTACCTTTGGGCAAATACTACAGCCGTGAAGGTTGCTAACCACCGCTTTTACCAAATATTCCCGGTAACTATCGGCAAAAAGTACAGATTTTCGGGCCGATGGAGCGGTAATCTGAATGACCCAAATTCCACTACGCGGCAGAACTGGGTGGAAGTATTGATAGCATTCAGCCTAACCAGTCCTACACCATCAACATGGGGCAGCCCGATCGGTTGTTATATGAAAAAATTCATTGCTATAGGCAGCACAAGCAATTTGAACTTTTCTCCCACTTCCAATGGTATATGGGATTGGGAAGATATAACAGAATCACCGAA